The Chloroflexus aggregans DSM 9485 genome segment CAGCCCACTTGGTCTGAGTGTAGCTGAACTCTGGCAAGGGATCGTCACCGCGCGTAGTGGCGTCGGCCCGATCACCCTGTTCGATCCAACCGGGTTTGATACGACCTTTGCCGCGGAGGTGAAAGGGTTTGATCCGACCAACTATATGGATCGCAAAGAGGCGCGCCGCACCGATCGTTTCGTCCAGTTTGCCGTGGCCGCTACCAAAGAGGCGCTGCGCGACGCCGAGTTAGACATTACCCCGGCCAACCGCGATGAGATCGGCGTCTTTATTGCGAGCGGGATCGGTGGGATTGCAACCCTCTCTGAGCAATTGGAGGTGCTCCGTAGTCGCGGGCCGGGCCGGATCAGCCCGTTCCTCATTCCGGCGATGATCACCAACCTTGCTGCGGGGCAGGTCTCAATTGTCACCGGTGCGCGTGGGCCGAGTTATTGCGTAACTTCAGCGTGTGCCAGCTCGGCGCATGCGATTGGCGAAGCTGCCGAGACGATCCGACGCGGATGGGCAAAGGCGATGATCGTCGGGGGGAGCGAAGCGAGTATTACCCCCATCGGCGTGGCCGGTTTCAACGCGATGCGGGCGCTCTCGACCCGTAACGAAGACTATACCCACGCTTCACGCCCCTTTGACGCCGAGCGCGACGGTTTTGTGATGGGCGAAGGCGCAGCGGTGCTGATCCTCGAAGACCTTGAGTTTGCCCTTGCTCGTGGGGCACGGATCTTGGCCGAGATTGTCGGTTACGGGGCAACTTCCGATGCCTACCACATTTCAAACCTCGCCGAAGACGGTGAAGGAGTAGCGCGAGCGATCCGGTTGGCGTTGAAACGCGGCGGTATTGCACCGAGCGAAGTTGACTATATTAACGCTCACGCAACGTCAACGCCGGCCGGCGATCCGGTGGAGACAGCGGCGATCAAGCAGGTGTTCGGCGGACGTGAGCAATCACCGCCGGTCAGCGCCAGCAAATCGCAATTCGGGCATCTCCTCGGTGCAGCCGGTGCGATTGAGGCGGTGGTAACGGTGTTGGCTATGCAGCATAATCTGTTGCCGGCCACGATCAATCTCCAGAACCCCGATCCGGCCTGCGATCTGGATTTTGTGCCCAATCAGCCACGTCCGGCCCAGATCGAAGTAGCCCTAAGCAATTCATTTGGCTTTGGGGGGCATAACGTCTGCCTCGCCTTCCGCAAGTATCACGCATAACGTATGGTCGAACGATTAGCAGAGCTTGAACGGGCACTCGGTATCACGTTTCGTGATCGCAAACTGCTCCAAACGGCGCTAATGCACCGTTCGCTGTTCAACGAGCAGCCACACTTACTCAGTAACCTTAGCGATAATGAACGGCTGGAGTTTCTCGGCGACTCGGTGTTGCATTTTGTTACAACAACGTGGCTATTCCAGCAGTTTCCTCATCAGAATGAGAGCACCCTGACCAGTTGGCGCGCGGCACTCGTGAGCACGAAAGGGTTAGCTGAATGTGCCGCTACGCTGAATCTTGGTCAGTATGCCTTTTTGTCACGCGGTGAAGATACACCAAAGGGGCGACAACGCTCAAAGTTACTCGCCGATTTGTTTGAAGCTGTGATTGGGGCCATCTACCTCGATCAAGGGTTAGAAGCGGCACGGGCCTTTATTGAGCCGTTTTTGCACGAACGGATCGGTACCCTTCAGACTGCCGTACTCGACCCAACGACTCGTTTACAAGAGATTGTGCAAAGTCGACATAAACAATTACCCAAGTACTACCTGATTGACGAACGTGGCCCTGATCATCAGCGCGAGTATGTGATGGCGGTAACGGTGGAAGGACATGAATATACCGGCACCGGACCCAGCAAGAAAGCCGCTAAGAAAGCAGCAGCGCAGGCTGCACTTGCCGATATAGACCGGTAACACGAGACAATTGTGAGGAGTACGAGTAGAATGCTGCCAACGGGCCGCCGCGGGCGCCGGGAACCCACCGCCGCCATTGGGCCGCACGGCCGCCGGGAACCCACCGCCGCCATTGGGCCGCACGGCCGCCGGGAACCCACCGCCGCCATTGGGCCGCACGGCCGCCGGGAACCCACCGCCGCCATTGGGCCGCACGGCCGCCGGGAACCCACCGCTGCCATTGGGCCGCACGGCCGCCGGGAACCCACCGCTGCCATTGGGCCGCACGGCCGCCGGGAACCCACCGCCGCCATTGGGCCGCACGGCCGCCGGGAACCCACCGCCGCCATTGGGCCGCACGGCCGCCGGGAACCCACCGCCGCCATTGGGCCGCACGGCCGCCGGGAACCCACCGCCGCCATTGGGCCGCACGGCCGCCGGGAACCCACCGCCGCCATTGGGCCGCACGGCCGCCGGGAACCCACCGCCGCCATTGGGCCGCACGGCCGCCGGGAACCCACCGCTGCCATTGGGCCGCACGGCCGCCGGGAACCCACCGCCGCCATTGGGCCGCACGGCCGTGCGGCCCTACAGAGGGGATTCGGTATGGGAAATACCTTTTTAATTACCGGTGGTACCGGTTATCTGGGCAACACGTTGATTCGCCATGCCCGCGCGCGTGGCCTACCGATTGTGGCGACTTTTCATCGCCAAACGCCACCGCCAAGCACTGACATCACGTGGTATCCTCTCGATCTACGCGACCCGACTGCTGTCCGGCGGTTGATTACCGAGGTGCAACCGGCAGTCATTATTCATACTGCCTTTCGCCAATACGAACCCGACCTGATGGCGATTACCGGCGAAGGCGCCGGACATGTGGCAGCAGCCGCGGCAGAGATTGGAGCACGCCTTATTCATATGTCAAGTGACGTCATTTTTGACGGTGAGAAGGCAGGCGCCTACACCGAGGCCGATCCGCCCAACCCGATTACCGACTATGGCCGGGCCAAAGCGCGTGCGGAGGAGTTGGTGCAACACCATCATCCGCACGCCGCGATTGTGCGTACCTCGCTCATCTACGGCTTTGATCCGCTCGACCGCCACAGCGCCTTTGCACTGGCTGTAGCGCGTGGCGAACGGACGGAGAAACTCTTCTACGACGAGCTACGCTGTCCCGTGTTCGTTGATGATCTGGCAGCGGCGCTGCTCGATCTGGCGCAGAGTGATTATCGCGGGGTGATCAATCTGGCCGGTGCCGAGACACTCAGCCGCTACGAGTGGGGCCGTTTACTGGCTCAGGCCCACGGGCTTGACCCCGACCGTATCGTCGGCGCACTCAGCGCCGAAAGCCCCACCCCGCGCCCGCGCAACTGCGCGCTTGACATCAGCCGTGCGCTTGGGTTGGGCTACCGGCTGCGCGGTGCGCGCGAGGTGTTGCGCACTATGGGCCGGTTGCCGGCGCTTGATTAAGGAAAGACGGCGACTTCCGCCGGCGGCGCAAACGTCTGCACATACCGAGTCAGGGCCTGTGCAGCCGTCGATGAGGTATTGACGAACAACACACTGATCTCATCGGCGAAGATCTGTTGCCAGTCGGGGTGAAGGGCGAGCAAATTGGCCGGCGGTGAATCGCGCTGGATCAGGATGGCATCCGGCGGAGCGTAACGCAGAATCGCTTCCCAATCGTTCAAGCCGGTATGGAAGTCGAGATATTGTTCGTAAATGTGATGCGGATAGACCGTTTCACGCCGGCCATCCATCCCCACTTGCACTGCTGGGCCAAGGTGCCAGATCAAAAACTGGCCCCAGCCAAAATCATTCGTCAACTTCCCGCGAAAATCGCTCTCGCGCAGCAAAATCATAGCGTTGTACGGTATGTTCATGCCAGCAGCAAAGCGCCACGAAAACCCAAACATGCCGCTGGCTATGACCACAATGGCTAAGACCCACGGCACGGCTTGCAGTTGGCGCGGGATCGCGACGTCGCGTTGCTGCCGAATGATCTGATGCCATACCACACCCACGTGCTCGCCGATAAAGATTGCGAATGCCAACCCCATCAACGGCAAATGCCGCACTGCCACTAGCGGCATCACCGCCACCAACATGAACAGACCGATCAGTATCGGGCGACGCGGTAAAGTTGAAAAATACACGCTCAGCAGGGCGAGACCGACAATTGCGAGGTAGACGAGACCAAGCGAACTCCGTATTGCAAGCGGCGTCCGGTCAGCAATTTCAGGCCGGTCGCCGGTAGCCGTCTCCAACAGAAAGCGCAAGAGATCCCAGCCGTAGGGATTGACCAGCGTAGCCAACGCGCTCAACGCCACTGGCGGTGCTACCTGAAGCCAACGATGGCGATTGAGCGCAAGATGGGCGATTGTCCATACCCCAAGCACGCCGCAACCGGCTAGAAAGCCGCCGTGCAGATTCACCTACGTTGCTACGACCAATGGCATCAACCACAAGCCGCGGTAATAGCCATACTCGGCCCGGTCAATGATGATAAGCGTGATCGCAAACAAGAGAAAGGTAAAGAGTTGCGGGCGCACCACCGTATTAAATGCAATCGTCGCCTGGGTTGCAGCCCTACGATGCTTTGCGTAATCCTAGTTGCGGGCGCACCACCGTATTAAATGCAATCGTCGCAGCAACCGCGCAGAGCCAAACGATCACAGTGGGAATGAACGGCAGCTTTTTCACACCGGCCAACCACCACAGCACGATTGCCAGCGTCGCCATATAGACGATGAGCCGCAGCAAAATCAGACCGCGTTCACCGCCGGCCAGCCATGCCACCCCCATCGTGACTTCCATCAACCACTCGTGGTTAATCCACGGATGACCTCGCGTCAGGTAGGAATAGGGGTCAACCTTCGTGATTGATCCGCTCGCGATAGCATCGAGACCAAAGCGTAAGTGCCCCCACAAATCGAGATCGGTGTAAGACTGCAAACTTATCACAAAAATGATCGACCACACCAACGCCATCAGCGCTTTGTGCCAGTTCGACCACGATTGCTGCTGCGGCGGTAAACGTTCGTGCATACCTACTCCACTGGAACGTGCGATTTCACGCTCATCATTGTACCCGGTGCCTATTACCAAAATGCGCCGCGGTCGCTACCGGTTAGAATTCGGTAATCACCGTCACCCCCGCCCCACGAAAGCTATCGAGATCGACCAGCGCCACCGGCGCTTCGTCCAGCCGGATCGTGCGCCCGATCAAGCGTTGCGGCTGGACCTTTCCCGATTGGATCAGATCGAGCATGGCATCATACCGATGGGCTTGCATGCCGTGACTACCCATAATCACCAGCTCGCGGGCTACCACAATATCCATCGGCAGCGGTGGCATACGTTGCTCGGCCAACAGCAGACCTACCTGCACGTGACGTCCTCGTTTGCGCAGACTCGCGATCGCGTTGGCACAGGTAGTGGGGCTACCCAAAGCATCGATTGCGATATGTACCCCACCACGACTTAACTCTCGAACAACCCCGACAACATCAGCTTCGGTAGCAGCATTAACCACGGCCACAGCACCAAGATCACGGGCGAGTGCGAGACGTTCGGGATTAATATCGATCCCTATCACCTGCCCACCTAACGCATGAGCCAGCATGATCGCCGACAAGCCAACTCCACCGCAGCCATAGACTGCCACCCACTCACCGGCGCTCACCTTCGCCAGATCAACAACTGCACGGAAGGCAGTAGCAAAACGACAACCGAGACTGGCCGCCGTCACGTAGGTCATATCATCCGGCAGGCGGACCAGATTGAGATCGGCACGGTCGATAGCCACATATTCGGCGAACGATCCCCAATGGGTAAAGCCCGGCTGAAACTGGTGATCGCACACCTGCTGCTGACCGGCCTGACACTGCGGACAAACACCACAGGCGCAGACAAACGGTACCGTCACCCGATCACCGATCCGCCAGCGAGTTACCCGCGCACCGACGGCCACTACTTCACCGGCCAATTCATGACCCGGCACATGTGGTAACCGAATATCGGGATCATGCCCCATCCAGGCGTGCCAATCGCTACGGCAGAGGCCGGTCGCGCGCACGGCCAGCACTACTCCATCAGGGGTTGGCGTAGGATCAGGCAGGTTGGCAAGCCATGGCATTTGACCAAAGGCTTCGTAGTAAACTGCACGCATAGATATCTTCTTATCAATAAGAGCTACCGGGACGATCCGCCGGGCCGCCCCGACGACCCTGCGACGCTTAAGTACGGGTCACGCACGTCCCTGGTATAATAACCGTGTGTCTGAACGGGGATTGCGAACACGTATGGAACACCTCAACCATCTCAATCCGGCGCAGCGGGCTGCCGTTACTGCACCGATCGGGCCTGTGCTGGTTAAGGCCGGCGCCGGCAGCGGCAAGACGCGCGTGCTGACGTTGCGCATTGCCTATTTGATTACCCATTACGGCGTGTCGCCGTCGCAGATATTGGCCGTCACCTTTACCAACAAGGCGGCGCGCGAGATGCGCGAGCGGTTGCGTGGGTTGCTCGGCTCGCGCATCCGCGGCTTGACGAGCGGCACCTTTCACGCGATCTGCACCCGCATCCTGCGCGAGTCGATTGAAGGCCGCCTGAAGGGCTATACCGCATCGTTCTCGATCTACGCCGGTGATGAACAGTTGCAATTGGCTGCCGAGGCGTTGGCCGGTGTCTCGGAGACGCCACCGCGAATGATCGAAGCAGATGAGGTGCTACGCCTCATTTCACGTGCCAAAAGCCGGATGCTCACCCCTCGTCTGATGGCGCGGTTTGCGACCGATCCGCTCGACCGGTTCGTCGCCGCGTGCTACCGTCGCTATCAGCGTGCTCTCGAACAGGCCAATGCGCTCGATTTCGATGACCTGATCCTCACCGCCTACCGCCTGCTCAGCGAAGACCATGATCTGTTGGCGACCTACCAGCAGCGCTGGCCGCACGTGCTCGTCGATGAGTATCAGGATACCGATCCGAGCCAGCACGCGCTGATCGAGTTACTCACCCGCCCGACCGCACATCGTCCGCGTTCCCTGTTCGTGGTCGGTGATGCGATGCAGAGCATCTACGGCTTCCGCAACGCCGATCACAACATTATCAACCGCTTTACGGTTGACTTCCCCGACGCGCAGGTGATCGAGCTGACGACCAATTACCGTTCACGGCAACCCATTCTCGATGCGGCATATGCGATTATTCGCCACAGCCGCAGTGTATCGCCGATGGAGCTACGTGCTGCGGCGACGGTTGCCGCCGAGCGAAGTGTGTTGATCAGCGAGGCAAAGGATAGCCGTGAGGAGGCAGAGCAGGTAGCACGCTCGATTGCCGAATTGCAACGGCAAGGTCGCCGACTGCGCGAGATGGCCGTCCTTTACCGTACACGCCACATGAGCCGTCCACTCGAACAGGCTCTACGCCACGCCCGCCTGCCTTACGTCGTGCGGGGCAGCGTCAGTTTCTTTGACCGAGCAGTTGTGCGCGATGCCATAGCCTATCTCCGCTGTATCGCCAACCCCGCCGATAACCTCAGCCTTACCCGCATTGCCAATGTACCGGCGCGTGGGTTAGGCGGGCAAGCGCTGGCGACCATTGCAGCCTTCGCTTCCGCCCAATCGATTCCGCTCAGCGAGGCACTCGGTCATGCCCCCGTCATACCTAGGCTAAGCCCACGTGCAGTCGAAGGAGCACGCCGACTGTTTGCCCTCCTCCAACGGTGGCGGCGATTGGCCACCGGCACCATGCCGCCCGATCATCTGTTAGCCGATGTGCTGGAGCAGAGCGGTTATATGGCCGCTTTAGCCGAACGGTTCGACGCCGAAGAGCTGGCCGAAGCACGCGCCCATCTGCAAGAATTGCTCCGCGCCGCCGAAGAGCATACCGAGCTGAGTGCATTTTTGCAAGAAATCGCCCTGATGACCAACGCTGACGATGATGACGATGAACGGGATCGGGTGCAACTGCTGACCATTCACGCCGCCAAAGGATTAGAATGGCCCTTCGTGTTCGTAGTAGGGTTAGAAGAGGGAACCCTCCCCCACGAACGCAGTCTCGGCGATCCCAGTGCTCTCGAAGAAGAGCGTCGTCTGTGTTATGTTGCGTTCACCCGCGCCGCCGAACGGCTCTATCTTTCGTGGACGGCCAGCCGCAACCGCGGCCAGCGCCTCAAACCATCTCGCTTTCTCGAAGAGGTATTGGCCTTTGGTCGCGAACGAGCACGACAAGCCAAACAGTGAGGGCTGTCTTGCATGAGGCTCTTCGCCGGCTGTATCATCGCCGATTACAATAACATGATCGCCGTGATCGCTACGACGACGAGAAACAGCACAGCTACCACCACAAGCGCGAGCCGTTCTAGATTCAGCAGCGATACGGTGCTGACCAGCTTCTCATTTTCACCTGACCCGATCACATACAGACGACACTCTTGGTCGTCAAGCATGCCGCTGATCTCGGTCATCATGACACCCCTGATCGTCAACTTCGCCTGTATCGGGCGACCGTGCTCACCCGCTTTAGCAATCGCCTCCTCGATCAAACGGCTAAGCGGCCCGACACTATGCCAGCGGCTATCGTAGAGATCGATCTCACTTTCATATATCTCACGTGCCTGCTGCTTAAGCAATCGCTGTACTTGCTGCGGCAAATCTTCGCTATCATCATCGTTCTCAAGCTCGACAACCCACCGCGACCACGTAAAGAACTTCTCTTCAACCAGATTGCCATTGCCATCACATGTTTCGCACCGCACCCGTTGATATCCTTTACAACGGTCGCATGGTTGTTCGACCGGGTCAGGTTCTCCACGACGCGCTTTCGGTTTGATCACACCTTTCCCCTGGCACTGCGGACACACCACTTGGCCGGAACCTTGACAACCGGTGCAGGTAAAAAAGCGGCGTGAGCCGGGTAAGATCACCTCACCGCCGGGTTCAGATGTGAAATCGCGGTGAACCGGCAGCGGCGTTGCCCATACATCTAATGCCCGCTCAGCCACCGGACGTTCATCATTCCGCATCGGACGAGACCGTAATTGCGGTGGCGAACGTTGCTCGTAGAGCACTTTCAGCGTGTAGAAGTAGATGTTATAACTGGCGATTAGCTCAAACTCGATCAGTTGACCGAGTGATGGGCGACGAAATGGTTTCTGGCGGCTCCAACGGTTGAGCCACTTACGCAGATAGTCACGGCGATGAAAGGTATCCGCCCGTTTGCGTGCCTCGGTCAGAAAATCGTTAAATTGCTCAGCAAGATTGGCTAACTCAGAACTGAGGGCCAATTCGAGTGGATTCTCAAACCACTCGGCACAATCCTCCCAACGCGACTCTTCCATATCGATCGTATTCTGATCGAGGAGAGAACGTAGGGCGAGTCGTAACGCATTTGCAGCCGCGCTGGCGGTACTGAAGCGCAGATTCGGTTGGGGCGAGAGCATGCGTAACAACACCCGTTCGGCGAGCACACAAGCTTGTGGTTTATCGTGCAAGTCAAGATCGACGATCATGCCGGTGGGTGGTAGCTCACCACTAAGCAAGTGATAAGCGACTGCTCCAAGACTGTAAATATCGAGCGAGGGGTGAGCTTCAGCCTGAGCGAGTTTCAATTCAGGCGCTGAATATGGTGTGAGATAATCGGCTTCACTTAGCATACTCCAATCGAGTGGAGCATCAGGCACGGCAGCGAGGCTTAGGTTGGTCAGGTACGCATTCCCCTCCGGGGTTACCAGAATATTCGCCGGCTGGACATCACGATGAACAACTTGCTGCTCGTGGAGATAATCGAGGACGGCAGCGATTTGGGTGATAATGCGTACCGCTAATGTCAGGTCCGGTGGGCCTTCTTGCAATATCTCATTCAGTGAGCGGCCGGCGATGTACGGCGTGACCATATAATCGCCGTAGTGTTCATCATGACCGGCGTCGATCACCGGTAGTAAGTGGGAATGACTCAAGCTTGCAGCGAGCCGAGCGGCTAATTGAAATCGGCTGTTTGAGATCCAATCGTGGCGGCGCAATATGAAAACGTAGACCGGGCGGTTGAGGGTCTGATGGGTAGCGCGATAGATCAGGGAAAGCTCGTCTTGCCCAATCTGTTCATGCAAGCGATACTCACGAAGTTCAAGCTCCTGATCGGCAGGAGGCCATGGTTCGCCGTGGGCGAAAGAGTGTAGGTTACTCATAGCTGCCTCAGCGTATCGTGTGAATAGAACGCTTGTTCATAATCTTATTGTAGTTGCCTTGTCAACCGTATGGTTATGTCAACGACTCCACATTTCCGGTGAGTGATTCATCACCACAAGTAGCTACTTATCACCATTTTTCTGCACCGCGTCATGGTATACTACGACTGTGCCGGTTGGTGGCGGGCATCCTGTGCGATCGGACACGCGATGACGATCATCCGTGTCCTCCCTGCCAGTCAGGATCTCTGCCTCCTCTTTCTACCCCGTGCGGCAATCCTCAATGCCGCTTCCTCGCGCTTGCCCCATTGCCCGCCACCCGGTTAACGACCCCGCTCAAGGGGCCGTAACTGTTTCAACAGGTACCGGCAGTGGTGGCGGCGTCCCATCACGTAACAGTTTGAGCGCCC includes the following:
- the fabF gene encoding beta-ketoacyl-ACP synthase II, encoding MDRRVVVTGMGAISPLGLSVAELWQGIVTARSGVGPITLFDPTGFDTTFAAEVKGFDPTNYMDRKEARRTDRFVQFAVAATKEALRDAELDITPANRDEIGVFIASGIGGIATLSEQLEVLRSRGPGRISPFLIPAMITNLAAGQVSIVTGARGPSYCVTSACASSAHAIGEAAETIRRGWAKAMIVGGSEASITPIGVAGFNAMRALSTRNEDYTHASRPFDAERDGFVMGEGAAVLILEDLEFALARGARILAEIVGYGATSDAYHISNLAEDGEGVARAIRLALKRGGIAPSEVDYINAHATSTPAGDPVETAAIKQVFGGREQSPPVSASKSQFGHLLGAAGAIEAVVTVLAMQHNLLPATINLQNPDPACDLDFVPNQPRPAQIEVALSNSFGFGGHNVCLAFRKYHA
- the rnc gene encoding ribonuclease III, with product MVERLAELERALGITFRDRKLLQTALMHRSLFNEQPHLLSNLSDNERLEFLGDSVLHFVTTTWLFQQFPHQNESTLTSWRAALVSTKGLAECAATLNLGQYAFLSRGEDTPKGRQRSKLLADLFEAVIGAIYLDQGLEAARAFIEPFLHERIGTLQTAVLDPTTRLQEIVQSRHKQLPKYYLIDERGPDHQREYVMAVTVEGHEYTGTGPSKKAAKKAAAQAALADIDR
- a CDS encoding SDR family oxidoreductase yields the protein MGNTFLITGGTGYLGNTLIRHARARGLPIVATFHRQTPPPSTDITWYPLDLRDPTAVRRLITEVQPAVIIHTAFRQYEPDLMAITGEGAGHVAAAAAEIGARLIHMSSDVIFDGEKAGAYTEADPPNPITDYGRAKARAEELVQHHHPHAAIVRTSLIYGFDPLDRHSAFALAVARGERTEKLFYDELRCPVFVDDLAAALLDLAQSDYRGVINLAGAETLSRYEWGRLLAQAHGLDPDRIVGALSAESPTPRPRNCALDISRALGLGYRLRGAREVLRTMGRLPALD
- a CDS encoding zinc-dependent alcohol dehydrogenase family protein, encoding MRAVYYEAFGQMPWLANLPDPTPTPDGVVLAVRATGLCRSDWHAWMGHDPDIRLPHVPGHELAGEVVAVGARVTRWRIGDRVTVPFVCACGVCPQCQAGQQQVCDHQFQPGFTHWGSFAEYVAIDRADLNLVRLPDDMTYVTAASLGCRFATAFRAVVDLAKVSAGEWVAVYGCGGVGLSAIMLAHALGGQVIGIDINPERLALARDLGAVAVVNAATEADVVGVVRELSRGGVHIAIDALGSPTTCANAIASLRKRGRHVQVGLLLAEQRMPPLPMDIVVARELVIMGSHGMQAHRYDAMLDLIQSGKVQPQRLIGRTIRLDEAPVALVDLDSFRGAGVTVITEF
- a CDS encoding ATP-dependent helicase; this encodes MEHLNHLNPAQRAAVTAPIGPVLVKAGAGSGKTRVLTLRIAYLITHYGVSPSQILAVTFTNKAAREMRERLRGLLGSRIRGLTSGTFHAICTRILRESIEGRLKGYTASFSIYAGDEQLQLAAEALAGVSETPPRMIEADEVLRLISRAKSRMLTPRLMARFATDPLDRFVAACYRRYQRALEQANALDFDDLILTAYRLLSEDHDLLATYQQRWPHVLVDEYQDTDPSQHALIELLTRPTAHRPRSLFVVGDAMQSIYGFRNADHNIINRFTVDFPDAQVIELTTNYRSRQPILDAAYAIIRHSRSVSPMELRAAATVAAERSVLISEAKDSREEAEQVARSIAELQRQGRRLREMAVLYRTRHMSRPLEQALRHARLPYVVRGSVSFFDRAVVRDAIAYLRCIANPADNLSLTRIANVPARGLGGQALATIAAFASAQSIPLSEALGHAPVIPRLSPRAVEGARRLFALLQRWRRLATGTMPPDHLLADVLEQSGYMAALAERFDAEELAEARAHLQELLRAAEEHTELSAFLQEIALMTNADDDDDERDRVQLLTIHAAKGLEWPFVFVVGLEEGTLPHERSLGDPSALEEERRLCYVAFTRAAERLYLSWTASRNRGQRLKPSRFLEEVLAFGRERARQAKQ
- a CDS encoding protein kinase domain-containing protein produces the protein MSNLHSFAHGEPWPPADQELELREYRLHEQIGQDELSLIYRATHQTLNRPVYVFILRRHDWISNSRFQLAARLAASLSHSHLLPVIDAGHDEHYGDYMVTPYIAGRSLNEILQEGPPDLTLAVRIITQIAAVLDYLHEQQVVHRDVQPANILVTPEGNAYLTNLSLAAVPDAPLDWSMLSEADYLTPYSAPELKLAQAEAHPSLDIYSLGAVAYHLLSGELPPTGMIVDLDLHDKPQACVLAERVLLRMLSPQPNLRFSTASAAANALRLALRSLLDQNTIDMEESRWEDCAEWFENPLELALSSELANLAEQFNDFLTEARKRADTFHRRDYLRKWLNRWSRQKPFRRPSLGQLIEFELIASYNIYFYTLKVLYEQRSPPQLRSRPMRNDERPVAERALDVWATPLPVHRDFTSEPGGEVILPGSRRFFTCTGCQGSGQVVCPQCQGKGVIKPKARRGEPDPVEQPCDRCKGYQRVRCETCDGNGNLVEEKFFTWSRWVVELENDDDSEDLPQQVQRLLKQQAREIYESEIDLYDSRWHSVGPLSRLIEEAIAKAGEHGRPIQAKLTIRGVMMTEISGMLDDQECRLYVIGSGENEKLVSTVSLLNLERLALVVVAVLFLVVVAITAIMLL